Proteins encoded by one window of Halobacteriovorax sp. GB3:
- the guaA gene encoding glutamine-hydrolyzing GMP synthase, which yields MSDRQIWIVDFGSQYTQLITRKSRELGYSSEIITVEKCRELFEKNLRPKALVLSGGPQSVFEDETDYSFIFNEDLPIFGICYGMQLIGKYFGGTVEKGTIGEYGHANLHFVGDYSIAHCPSNVNVWMSHSDHVSKLPKEFNLVMESHNKLVAAIEHKDRPIFGLQFHPEVEHSEHGKDILNHFFEGIAKLEKDWDATEMLKEADELVGKIGQAKVLCAFSGGVDSLVAAAIAHRLIGDNLYCFFVDHGLLRPQDHAHIEVLKKETGLNIEVIDATPTFLPKLVGLSDPEDKRKCIGRTFIEVFEQKVHEFESNHGIKFEYLLQGTLYPDVIESISPHEKDGKSVTIKSHHNVGGLPERMKLKLLEPLRYLFKDEVRALGKELGLNPEWVHRHPFPGPGIGIRVLGELKPESIKKVQESDQILFEELHNQNLYMATWQAFTVLLPVKTVGVKGDSRAYEEVICVRLVNSSDGMTATWSDMPYEFLSKVSNRITNEVKGVTRVVYDITSKPPGTIEWE from the coding sequence ATGAGCGATAGACAAATTTGGATTGTAGATTTTGGTTCACAGTACACACAGTTAATTACGAGAAAAAGTCGTGAACTTGGCTATTCAAGTGAAATTATAACTGTTGAGAAGTGTCGTGAACTTTTTGAAAAGAATTTAAGACCAAAGGCACTGGTATTATCAGGTGGTCCTCAGTCAGTATTTGAAGATGAAACAGATTACAGTTTTATTTTTAACGAAGATCTTCCTATCTTTGGAATCTGTTATGGAATGCAACTGATTGGAAAGTACTTTGGTGGAACTGTTGAAAAGGGGACAATTGGAGAGTATGGACATGCTAATCTCCATTTTGTTGGAGATTACAGTATTGCTCATTGCCCGAGCAATGTGAATGTTTGGATGTCTCACTCTGATCATGTTTCTAAACTTCCAAAAGAATTTAATCTTGTTATGGAGTCTCATAATAAATTGGTCGCGGCCATTGAGCATAAAGACCGCCCAATCTTTGGATTACAATTTCACCCAGAAGTAGAGCACTCTGAGCATGGGAAGGATATTCTCAACCATTTCTTTGAAGGGATCGCGAAACTCGAAAAAGATTGGGATGCTACAGAAATGCTTAAAGAAGCTGATGAACTTGTTGGAAAGATTGGTCAGGCAAAGGTGCTTTGCGCTTTCTCTGGTGGTGTTGACTCTCTTGTTGCAGCCGCAATTGCGCATAGATTGATTGGGGATAACCTCTATTGTTTCTTTGTCGATCACGGACTTTTACGCCCGCAAGATCATGCTCATATCGAAGTTTTGAAAAAAGAAACTGGTCTCAACATTGAGGTGATTGATGCGACTCCAACGTTTCTTCCAAAACTTGTTGGACTTAGTGATCCGGAAGATAAGAGAAAGTGTATTGGTCGTACATTTATTGAAGTTTTTGAACAAAAAGTTCATGAGTTTGAAAGTAATCATGGAATCAAGTTTGAATACCTCCTTCAAGGAACACTTTATCCTGATGTAATTGAGTCTATTTCTCCCCATGAAAAAGATGGAAAGTCGGTAACGATTAAGTCCCATCATAATGTTGGGGGGCTTCCTGAGAGAATGAAACTTAAGCTTTTAGAGCCTTTAAGATATCTCTTTAAAGATGAGGTAAGGGCACTTGGAAAAGAGCTAGGGCTTAATCCAGAGTGGGTTCATCGCCACCCATTTCCTGGTCCAGGAATTGGAATTAGAGTTCTTGGGGAATTGAAACCTGAATCAATTAAGAAAGTGCAAGAGTCAGATCAAATTCTTTTTGAAGAGCTCCATAATCAAAATCTTTACATGGCCACATGGCAAGCCTTTACTGTGTTACTTCCTGTAAAAACAGTTGGTGTTAAGGGTGATTCAAGGGCCTATGAAGAAGTTATTTGTGTGCGCTTAGTAAATTCAAGCGATGGTATGACGGCTACTTGGTCGGATATGCCTTATGAATTCTTATCGAAAGTTTCAAATAGAATAACAAATGAAGTGAAGGGTGTGACGAGAGTTGTTTATGATATTACGAGTAAGCCACCTGGAACAATAGAGTGGGAGTAG
- the guaB gene encoding IMP dehydrogenase: MPKILEDHALTYDDVLLRPGYSEILPASANLKSRFTKNIHVNIPIVSAAMDTVTEAPVAIVMAQEGGIGVIHKNLSPEHQADEVRKVKKYEAGMVTDPITVAPEDSLHEVVKITKEHNITGVPVVGKDGKLVGICTSRDMRFETDLSQKVKDIMTSADRLITAKSDIDLDEAKDVLHKHRIEKLPIINEKNELQGLITIKDILKNIDFPNSNKDSLGRLRCAAAIGVGDKEFHRAELLFKAGVDAIVIDTAHGHSKGVIDMVKRVRDLVGDKVDIVAGNIATAKACEDLIKAGADAVKVGIGPGSICTTRIVAGIGVPQLSAVMECAEVCKKHDIPFIADGGIKYSGDIVKAIAGGASCVMIGSLFAGCDETPGEMVIYQGRSYKIYRGMGSLGAMALGSKDRYGQASVEDKKLVPEGIEGQVPYKGSLASNVYQMVGGLRAGMGYVGAPTIDLLQERAEFIKITSASLKESHPHDVVVTKEAPNYQLN; this comes from the coding sequence ATGCCTAAAATTTTAGAAGATCACGCACTAACTTACGATGATGTTCTTTTGCGCCCAGGGTACTCTGAAATACTTCCTGCAAGTGCAAATTTAAAGTCTCGCTTCACAAAAAATATCCATGTGAATATCCCAATTGTTTCTGCTGCTATGGATACTGTTACAGAAGCACCTGTTGCGATTGTTATGGCCCAAGAAGGTGGGATTGGTGTTATTCATAAAAATCTTTCACCAGAACACCAAGCTGATGAAGTCAGAAAGGTAAAGAAATATGAAGCAGGGATGGTTACGGATCCAATTACTGTCGCACCTGAAGATAGTTTGCATGAAGTCGTAAAGATTACTAAAGAACATAACATCACTGGTGTTCCTGTTGTTGGTAAAGATGGAAAGCTTGTTGGGATTTGTACAAGCCGCGATATGCGCTTTGAAACAGATCTTTCTCAGAAGGTGAAAGATATTATGACATCTGCAGATCGATTAATTACAGCTAAGTCTGATATTGATCTGGATGAAGCAAAGGATGTCCTGCATAAGCATCGTATCGAAAAGCTTCCAATCATTAATGAAAAGAATGAGCTTCAAGGTCTTATTACGATCAAAGACATTCTAAAAAATATTGATTTTCCTAACTCTAATAAAGACTCTCTAGGGCGTCTTCGTTGTGCTGCTGCTATAGGTGTTGGAGATAAGGAATTTCATAGAGCTGAGCTTCTTTTTAAGGCCGGTGTTGATGCCATTGTTATTGATACGGCCCATGGACACTCAAAAGGTGTAATCGACATGGTAAAAAGAGTAAGGGACTTAGTCGGTGACAAGGTTGATATTGTCGCCGGAAATATAGCAACAGCAAAAGCTTGTGAAGACTTAATTAAAGCTGGTGCCGATGCTGTAAAAGTTGGTATTGGACCAGGTTCGATTTGTACGACAAGAATTGTCGCAGGAATTGGTGTTCCCCAATTAAGTGCTGTTATGGAATGTGCTGAAGTTTGTAAAAAACATGACATTCCTTTCATCGCTGATGGTGGGATTAAATACTCTGGGGATATCGTTAAGGCGATCGCTGGAGGAGCAAGTTGTGTCATGATTGGCTCTCTCTTTGCCGGATGTGATGAAACTCCTGGTGAGATGGTTATCTATCAAGGACGTTCATATAAAATCTATCGTGGGATGGGTTCTCTTGGTGCTATGGCCCTAGGATCTAAGGATCGTTATGGACAAGCCTCAGTTGAAGATAAGAAACTTGTACCAGAGGGGATTGAAGGGCAAGTTCCTTATAAAGGTTCTCTCGCTTCAAATGTTTATCAAATGGTTGGTGGACTAAGAGCTGGTATGGGCTATGTCGGAGCTCCTACAATTGATCTTCTTCAAGAGCGAGCTGAGTTTATTAAAATAACATCTGCATCTTTAAAAGAGTCGCATCCACACGATGTCGTTGTGACGAAAGAAGCACCTAATTATCAATTAAACTAA